The following are encoded together in the Daucus carota subsp. sativus chromosome 5, DH1 v3.0, whole genome shotgun sequence genome:
- the LOC108220542 gene encoding agamous-like MADS-box protein AP3 isoform X1: MARGKIQIKKIENATNRQVTYSKRRKGLFKKARELSVLCDASVSVIMISTTKKAHVYTNPISTKEFYDMYQKLQGVDLWSSCYEKMKEHLIKLKEVNLNLNREIRRKMGECLDGLNFDELCNLENKMENTVMAIREKKMKMITSQTENIRKKIRNSENEQKFLLHQFTYIQELRGEDPGYAKVELGEEHKSYLGLSHALQGILALNFSPNQPDPHSGV, encoded by the exons atggcCAGAGGGAAGATCCAGATCAAGAAGATTGAGAACGCCACTAATAGGCAAGTCACTTATTCTAAGAGAAGAAAAGGGCTGTTCAAGAAGGCCCGGGAGCTCAGTGTTCTTTGTGATGCTAGTGTGTCTGTTATCATGATATCTACTACTAAAAAGGCTCATGTCTACACCAATCCCATTTC gaCAAAAGAGTTTTATGATATGTATCAGAAGCTACAGGGGGTTGATCTCTGGAGCTCCTGCTATGAG AAAATGAAGGAACACCTGATAAAGCTAAAAGAGGTGAACTTGAATCTTAACAGAGAGATCAG GCGTAAAATGGGCGAGTGTTTGGATGGTTTGAACTTTGATGAGTTGTGCAATCTTGAGAATAAGATGGAAAATACTGTTATGGCCATTCGCGAAAAGAAG ATGAAGATGATCACGAGCCAAACTGAAAACATCAGGAAGAAG ATAAGGAATAGCGAAAATGAACAAAAATTTCTCCTACATCAGTTT ACGTATATACAGGAACTAAGAGGTGAGGATCCAGGCTATGCGAAAGTCGAGCTGGGAGAGGAGCATAAATCATATCTTGGATTGTCACATGCACTCCAAGGTATACTGGCTCTCAACTTTTCGCCAAATCAACCAGATCCTCATTCTGGTGTGTGA
- the LOC108220542 gene encoding agamous-like MADS-box protein AP3 isoform X2, which produces MARGKIQIKKIENATNRQVTYSKRRKGLFKKARELSVLCDASVSVIMISTTKKAHVYTNPISTKEFYDMYQKLQGVDLWSSCYEKMKEHLIKLKEVNLNLNREIRRKMGECLDGLNFDELCNLENKMENTVMAIREKKMKMITSQTENIRKKIRNSENEQKFLLHQFELRGEDPGYAKVELGEEHKSYLGLSHALQGILALNFSPNQPDPHSGV; this is translated from the exons atggcCAGAGGGAAGATCCAGATCAAGAAGATTGAGAACGCCACTAATAGGCAAGTCACTTATTCTAAGAGAAGAAAAGGGCTGTTCAAGAAGGCCCGGGAGCTCAGTGTTCTTTGTGATGCTAGTGTGTCTGTTATCATGATATCTACTACTAAAAAGGCTCATGTCTACACCAATCCCATTTC gaCAAAAGAGTTTTATGATATGTATCAGAAGCTACAGGGGGTTGATCTCTGGAGCTCCTGCTATGAG AAAATGAAGGAACACCTGATAAAGCTAAAAGAGGTGAACTTGAATCTTAACAGAGAGATCAG GCGTAAAATGGGCGAGTGTTTGGATGGTTTGAACTTTGATGAGTTGTGCAATCTTGAGAATAAGATGGAAAATACTGTTATGGCCATTCGCGAAAAGAAG ATGAAGATGATCACGAGCCAAACTGAAAACATCAGGAAGAAG ATAAGGAATAGCGAAAATGAACAAAAATTTCTCCTACATCAGTTT GAACTAAGAGGTGAGGATCCAGGCTATGCGAAAGTCGAGCTGGGAGAGGAGCATAAATCATATCTTGGATTGTCACATGCACTCCAAGGTATACTGGCTCTCAACTTTTCGCCAAATCAACCAGATCCTCATTCTGGTGTGTGA